One genomic segment of Gossypium arboreum isolate Shixiya-1 chromosome 3, ASM2569848v2, whole genome shotgun sequence includes these proteins:
- the LOC108460905 gene encoding mitogen-activated protein kinase homolog NTF3-like, translated as MAIPVEPPNGIHYQGKHYYSMWRTLFEIDTKYVPIKPIGKGAYGIVCSSVNRETDDKVAIKKINNAFDNPVDALRTLRELKLLRHLRHENVIALKDVMMPIHRRSFKDVYLVYELMDTDLHQIIKSSQALSNDHCQYFLFQLLRGLKYLHSANILHRDLKPGNLLINANCDLKICDFGLARTSNAKGQFMTEYVVTRWYRAPELLLCCDNYGTSIDVWSVGCIFAELLGRKPIFPGTECLNQLKLIINILGSQKDLEFIDNPKARNYIKSLPFSHGIPFSCLYPNAHPLAIDLLQKMLVFDPSKRIGVTEALQHPYVAPLYDPNCNPPAQVPIDLDIDEDLGEEMIREIMWKEMLYYHPEAANANGEVCV; from the exons ATGGCAATACCAGTTGAGCCTCCTAATGGTATTCATTACCAAGGAAAACATTACTATTCCATGTGGAGAACATTATTCGAAATCGACACCAAATATGTGCCGATCAAGCCTATTGGGAAAGGGGCATATGGTATCGTTTGCTCTTCTGTGAATCGCGAAACAGACGACAAAGTTGCCATTAAAAAGATAAACAATGCCTTTGACAACCCTGTTGATGCACTGAGAACTTTGCGTGAATTGAAGCTTCTTAGACATCTTAGACATGAAAACGTGATTGCTTTGAAAGATGTTATGATGCCAATTCATAGGAGAAGCTTCAAGGATGTTTATCTAGTTTATGAACTTATGGATACGGATTTGCATCAAATTATTAAGTCTTCCCAAGCTCTTTCAAATGATCACTGTCAGTATTTCCTCTTCCAG TTACTTCGAGGTTTGAAGTATCTTCACTCAGCAAATATTCTCCACCGTGACCTGAAGCCAGGAAACCTTCTTATAAATGCAAATTGTGACCTTAAAATTTGCGATTTTGGATTGGCACGCACTAGCAATGCCAAGGGTCAATTCATGACAGAGTATGTTGTCACTCGCTGGTACAGGGCCCCTGAGCTTCTCCTTTGCTGTGACAACTATGGAACATCCATCGATGTGTGGTCTGTTGGATGCATCTTTGCAGAGCTTCTTGGCCGAAAACCCATCTTCCCTGGTACAGAGTGTCTCAACCAACTTAAGCTGATCATCAACATACTTGGCAGCCAGAAGGATCTTGAATTTATAGATAACCCCAAGGCAAGGAACTACATTAAATCACTCCCATTTTCCCATGGAATCCCCTTTTCTTGTCTTTATCCAAATGCCCATCCTTTGGCAATTGATTTACTGCAAAAAATGCTAGTTTTTGACCCTTCAAAAAGGATTGGTGTAACTGAAGCACTCCAACACCCTTACGTGGCACCCTTGTACGATCCCAACTGCAATCCTCCAGCCCAAGTGCCAATTGATCTTGACATAGATGAGGATTTGGGGGAAGAAATGATCAGGGAGATAATGTGGAAGGAAATGCTTTATTACCATCCTGAAGCTGCTAATGCTAATGGTGAGGTGTGTGTCTAA